From the Candidatus Polarisedimenticolaceae bacterium genome, the window CTCGTGCATCCTCCAGGGCGACGAGTCGGTGGGCGAGTTCTACTCCGTCGCGCTGACGAACCACCGCCAGCAGGCCGACACCGGCACGAAGATGATCCACGTCGGCAAGAACACCCGCTCGACGATCGTGTCGAAGGGGATCTCCGCCGGACACGGCCAGAACACCTACCGCGGAGCCGTGAAGATCCTCAAGGGGGCCGAGGGGGCGCGCAACTACTCCCAGTGCGACTCGATGCTCATCGGCGACCGCTGCGGCGCGCACACCTTCCCGTACATCGACGTCGCCAACCCGACCGGGGTCGTCGAGCACGAGGCGTCGACCTCCAAGATCGGCGAGGACCAGTTGTTCTACTGCCAGCAGCGCGGGATCTCGACCGAGGACGCGGTCAACATGATCGTGAACGGCTTCTGCAAGGAAGTGTTCCGCGAGCTCCCGATGGAGTTCGCCGTCGAAGCCCAGAAGCTGCTGGGCGTCTCGCTCGAAGGGAGCGTGGGCTAGCGATGCTGAAGATCCGAAACCTGCACGCGCGCGTGGAGGGCGCCGAGATCCTCCACGGCGTCGACCTCGAGGTGAAGGCCGGCGAGGTCCACGCGATCATGGGACCGAACGGCTCCGGCAAGAGCACGCTGGCGGGCGTGCTCGCGGGGCGGGACGTCTACGAGGTGACCGAGGGCTCGGTTCTCTACGACGGCAAGGACCTGCTCGACCTCGACCCGGAGGACCGCGCGCGCGAAGGGGTGTTCCTCGCGTTCCAGTACCCGGTCGAGATCCCCGGCGTCAGCAACCTCTACTTCCTGCGCGCCGCGCTCAACGCCAAGCGCAAGCAGCAGGGACTCGACGAGATGGACGCGATGGACTTCCTCGCGCTCGTCCGCGACAAGATGAAGCTCGTCGAGATGGACGAGACGTTCCTCCACCGCTCCGTGAACGAGGGGTTCTCGGGGGGCGAGAAGAAACGCAACGAGATCTTCCAGATGGCGGTCCTCGAGCCGCGCCTGGCGATCCTCGACGAGACCGACTCGGGCCTCGACATCGACGCGCTGAAGATCGTGGCGAACGGCGTGAACCTGCTGCGCGCCCCCGACCGCGCGACGATCGTCGTGACCCACTACCAGCGCCTGCTCGACTACATCGTTCCCGACCGCGTGCACGTGCTGGCCGAAGGGCGGATCGTCCGCTCCGGGGACGCCGGGCTCGCGCGGGAGCTCGAGGCGAAGGGGTACGGCTGGCTCGAAGAGGCCGCGCGATGACGGTGAAGGCCACCCCCGACGCCGTCGCGTCGCTGCGGGACCGCGCGCGCGCGCGCTTCGAGGCGCTCGGGTTCCCGACGACGCGCGACGAGGAGTGGCGGCAGACCTCGGTCTCGGCGATCGCGAAGGCCGCGTTCGCCGCGACCCCGAGCGCCCCGATCGCGACGACCGAGCTCCAGGCGACGGGGCTGTTCCCCGGTCCCGGCGCGCGCGTGGTGCTCGTGGACGGCCGCCTGGACCAGGAGCGGACCGACCTCTCCGCGCTCGTCGGCGTCTCCGTCCGGCCGATCGCGGAGGCCCCCGAGGACCTGCTCGGCGCCGTCGCCCCCTGGGAGAACCGCCCGTTCGCCGCCTGGAACACGTCGGCGTTCGACGAGGGCGTGTTCGTCGACGTCGCTCCGGGAGCCAGGGTCTCCGCCCCGATCGACGTCGTGCACGTGGCGACTTCGGGGCCCAAGCCCCGCGCCACCCACCCGCGCGTCGCGATCCGCCTGGGAGACGGGGCCGAGGCCGACGTGATCGAGACGTTCTTGTCCCTGGGAGACGGAGAGACGCTCACGAACGCGGTCACCGAGATCGCGCTCGGCCCGAACGCCAAGCTCGACCATCAGAAGATCCAGGCCGAGGCGGCGCAATCGTGGCACGTCGCGACCCTCCAGGCGCGGCAGGCCCGGGACAGCCGCTTCCATTCCCACAACGTGAGCTTCGGCGCCGCCGTCGTGCGCAACGACGTCGGCGCGGTCCTCGACGGCGAGAACGCCGAGTGCCACCTCTACGGCCTCACGCTCGCCGACGGCCGCCAGGTCGTGGACAACCACACGACCCTCGACCACGCGAAGCCGCACTGTCCGAGCTGGGAGATGTACAAGGCGATCCTCGCGGGCCAGGCGCGGTCGATCTTCAACGGCCGCATCCTCGTCCGGCAGGACGCCCAGAAAACCGACGCCAAGCAGTCGAACCGCAACCTGATCCTCTCGCGCGAGGCGCTGGCGTTCACGCGCCCCCAGCTCGAGATCTACGCCAACGACGTGAAGTGCACGCACGGGGCGACGATCGGTCGCCTCGACGAGGAGCAGCTGTTCTACCTGCGCTCGCGCGGGATCCGCCGCGCGGAGGCCCACGAGCTGCTGATCCACGCCTTCGCCGCGGAGGTCCTCGACAAGATCGACCGCTCGGACGTGCGCGAGCGGATCGTCGCCAAGATGGAGCGGCGCCTGCCGCACCTCACCGGGAGCTGCGACCGATGCGCGTACGGCCGGGTGTGACGCCGGAGGCGGTCCTCGACGTCGAGGCGGTCCGCCGCGACTTTCCGATGCTCTCCCGCGAGGTGCGGGGAAGGCCGCTCGTCTACCTCGACAACGCGAACAGCACGCACAAGCCCGTCGAGGCCGTCGAAACCGAGAGGCGCTTCTACACCGAGCAGTATTCGAACATCCATCGGGGGGTGTACCTCCTCAGCCAGGAGGCGACCGAGCGCTACGACGCGGCCCGCGCGCGCGTCGCGCGGTTCCTGAACGCCGCCGATCCCCGCGAGATCGTCTTCGTGCGCGGAACGACCGAGGCGATGAACCTCGTCGCGCGGTGCTTCGGCGCCCCCCGGCTCTCCCCGGGCGACGAGGTCCTGGTCTCGGGGATGGAGCACCACTCCGGGATCGTTCCCTGGCAGATGGCGTGCGAGGAGAAGGGGGCGAGGCTTCGCGTCATCCCGGTCCTCGACGACGGCACGCTCGACCTTTCGGCCGCGGAGCGCCTGTTCTCCCCGCGGACCAGGGTGCTGTCGGTCATCCACGTCTCGAACGCGCTCGGCACCGTCAACGACGCCAAGGCGCTCGTCGCGATGGCGAAGCGGCACGGCGTGCCGGTCGTTCTCGACGGCGCGCAGACGATCTCCCACCTGCCCGTGGACGTGCGGGACCTCGACTGCGACTTCTACGCCTTCTCCGGACACAAGCTGTTCGGCCCGACCGGGATCGGCGTCCTCTACGGGAAGGCGTCCCATCTCGACGCGATGCCCCCCTACCAGGGGGGCGGGAACATGATCCACACGGTCACCTTCGAGAAGACGACCTACGCCGCGACGCCGTTCAAGTTCGAGGCGGGGACGACGAACATCGCGGGAACGCTCGGGCTCGCCGCCGCGATCGACTACGTGGAGCGCGTGGGATGGGACGCGATCGCCGCGCACGAGCGGCTCCTCACCGAGCGCGTGCTCGCGGTCCTGGCGGAGATCCCCGAGGTGCGGCTCGTCGGCCGGCCGGCCGAAGGCGTCCCGGTCTTCTCGCTCGTCGTCGACGGGATCCACCCGCACGACGTGGGCACCGTGCTCGACCTCGACGGGGTGTGCATCCGGGCGGGGCACCACTGCGCGCAGCCGCTGATGCGACGCTTCGGCGTGCCGGCGACCGTCCGCGCGTCGTTCGCCTTCTACAACACCGTCGAGGAGGCCGACGCGCTCGGCCGCGCGCTGCGCCGGACGATCGAGGTATTCCGCGGATGAACGACCTTCGCGACCTCTACCAGGAGGTGATCCTCGACCACTCGAAGCGCCCGCGGAACCGCCGGGCGATCGAGGGGGCGAGCCACCTCGCCAACGGGCGGAACCCGCTGTGCGGCGACACGCTGGTGCTCTACCTCGCCGTGGACGGAGACGTCATCCGCGACGTCGCCTTCCAGGGGGAAGGGTGCGCGATCTCGACCGCCTCCGCGTCGATGCTGACCGACGCGGTGAAGGGGAAGACGGTCGCGCAGGCCCGCGCGATGTTCGAGACCTTCCACCACCTGCTCACCGACGGCGCCGCGGGCGCGGGGGAGCTCGGCAAGCTCGCGGTGTTCTCGGGGGTCCGGGAGTTCCCGGTGCGGGTCAAGTGCGCCACGCTCGCCTGGCACACCCTGATGGCGGCCCTCGAAAAGCGCGACAGCGCCTCGACGGAGTGACGCGATGAGCCAGACCGGCGTCGATCCTTTCGCGATCGAGCAGCAGGCGATCGAGCAGATCAAGACCGTTTTCGATCCCGAGATCCCGGTGAACATCTGGGAGCTCGGCCTCATCTACGGCGTCGAGGTCTCCCCCGAGGGCCGCGTCACGGTGAAGATGACCCTCACCTCGCCGATGTGCCCGTCCGCCCAGGAGCTTCCCCTCGAGGTCGAACAGAAGGTACGCTCCGTCGGCGGCGTCACCGACGCCAAGGTGGACATCGTCTGGGAGCCGATGTGGACGAAGGACATGATGAGCGACGTGGCCCGCCTGAAGCTGGGCTTCTTCTGAGGCCCTCGCTCGTCGCCGCCCTGGCGGGCTGCGCCACGCTCCTGAGCTGCGGCTCCCCGGCTCCGGGCTGGCCCGACGCGCCGATCGTCGTCGTTTCCATCGACACGCTGCGCTCCGACCGCCTGCCGTCCTACGGATACGGCGGCGTCGCCACCCCCGCGCTCGATGCACTCGCCCGGGGCTCCATCCGGTTCGAGCGCGCCTACACGCACGCGCCGCTGACGCTCCCGGCCCACGCCTCCCTGTTCACGGGGGCGCTCCCCGCCGAGCACGGCGTGCGCGACAACCTCGGCTACGCGCTCGACCCGAAGAAGACCCCGACGCTCGCCCGGCGCCTCCAGGAGCGCGGGTACGCCACCGGGGCCTTCGTCTCGTCGTTCGTGCTGCGCGGCGCGTCGGGGATCGCGGACGGCTTCGACGTCTACGACGACGCGATCGAGGCGGGTACGAATCCCGGCGAGTCGCAACGCTCCGGGTTCGAGACGCTGCGCCAGGCGGACCGGTGGCTCGCCACGGTGAAGGGCCGTCCCTTCTTCCTCTTCGTCCACCTCTACGAGCCGCACGCCCCGTACGCGCCCCCCGATCCCTTTCGCGAGCGTTACGCGGCCCACCCGTACGACGGCGAGGTCGCGACGGCGGACGCGATCGTGGGCGGCCTGTTCGACGCCCTGCGCCGCGAGGGGGCGTGGGACCGCGCGATCGTCGTCGTGTTGTCCGACCACGGCGAAGGACTCGGCGAACACGGCGAGGACGAACACGGCCTGTTCGTGTACCGCACGACCCTGCAGGTCCCGCTCTTCGTGAAGCTCCCCGCGGGCGAGCGCGGCGGGACGACCGACGCCGTGCCCGCGGGGCTCGCCGAGATCGCTCCGACCCTGCTCGCGGCCGTTGCGGGAGGCGAGGGGCGCACGCTCCTCGATCCGGGGCGTCCGGCCGTCCCCGTCTTCTCGGAGACGGCCTACCCCCGCCTCCACTTCGGCTGGAGCGACCTCGCCTCCGCGATCGACGGCCGCCGGCACTGGATCGAAGCCCCGCGCCCGGAGCTCTACGACCTCGAGGCCGACCCCGGAGAGTCGAACGACCTCGCCGCGCGGGAATCCGGCGGAACGCTCGCGTCATTCGCCCGCGAACGGCGGGTCGTGCCCGAGCCTCCATCCCCCCTCGACGCCGAGGCGCGCGCGAAGCTCGCCTCCCTCGGCTACCTCGGAGGAGCCTCGGCGCCGGGCGAGGGAGACGACCTCCCCGACCCCAAGGACCGCGTCGCCGACGCCAACGCCCTTCGCCTCGGAATGCGCACCCTCGCCGAAGGGGACCCCGCCGGGGCGGCGAAGGTCCTCGAGCCGGTGCTGGCGCGCAACCCGCGCCTCACCGACGGATGGGAGTCGCTCGCGCGGGCGCGCGACGCCCTCGGCGACGTCGAGGGCGCGGTGGAGGCGTGGGACCGCGCCCTGTCCGGCTCGGGAGGCGACCCGGTCTTCGCCCTCGGCGCCGCGACGACGATGCTGCGTGCCGGGAAACTCGCCGAGGCGGAGGCGCTGGCGCGCGTCGCGGTGGACGCGAAGCTCGCGGGCGCCACGGAGGTGCTGGCGCGGGCGGCGCTGCTCGGCGGGAACGTCGCCGAGGCGGAGCGGCTCGCGCAGGCGGCGGTCGCCGAGCAGCCCGATCGATTCCCGCCGCGCATCCTGTACGCGCAGGTGCTGCTCGCACGGCACCGCCCGAAGGAGGCGCTCGAGGAGATCACCCGGATCGTCGCCGCCTTCCGCGCGAGGACGCAGCAGGATCCCTCGCTGCTCCGCGGGGCCGCGCTCGTGCGCGGCCGCGCCCTCGCCGCCCTGGGCGATCCGCAGAACGCCATCGCGGCCTACCGCGCCGAGATCGGGATGTTCCCCGACCAGGCCGCCGCCTACGGCGATCTCGCCGTGATGCTCGCGATGGCGGGGGATCCCCAGGCGGCGCGCGCCACGATCGCGCGCCTGCAGGAGGTCGTCCCCCGCCCGGTCTTCGAGGCGGAAGTCCGACGGGTCCAGGCGATGCTGCAGCGACCCCGATGAGCAGGCGAGATCCCGACACGCCGCTGCTGCGCACCGTGTTCGACGACGCGCGACGACCCGGGATCACGCGCTCGATCCGCGACGACGTCGCCACGCTCCGGCGCTTCTACCTGACCGACGCGCAGAAGCGGAAGATCGAGCAGGCCCACGCGCTCGGGCGCGCGTGGCTCACGTCGTTCTACCTGCTGCGCGCCCTGCTGCTGCGCCTGTCCCCCAACCGGCGCGTGCTCCTCGCCGCGTGCCTGGCGATCGCCGCCTTCCTGAACACCTCCCGCGTCCGGGTCGGCGAGGGCGTGGACCTGACGCTGTCGTTCTGGCCGCTGGCGGTGCTGGGCCTGCTCGCGCTCCTCGCGCTCGAACTCAAGGACAAGCTGGTCGCGCGCGACGAGATCGAGCTCGCGCGCGCGGTGCAGCTGTCGCTCCTCCCGCGCGCGCACCCGCGCCTGGGCGCGTGGCGGGTCTGGAGCGCCTCCGTCCCCGCGAACGACGTCGGCGGCGACCTCGCCGACTACGTGCCCGTCGCGGAGGGCCGCCTCGGTCTCGCGCTCGGGGACGTCGCCGGGAAGGGCATGGCGGCCGCCCTGCTCGCGGCGAAGCTCCAGGCGACCCTTCGCGCGCTCGCGCCCTCGCACGCCGGGCTCGACGGCCTCGGGCGCGCGGTGAACGCCATCCTCGTGCGCGACGGCCTCGAGAACCGGTTCGCCACGTTGTTCTACGCGGAGGTCGACCAACGCTCCGGCCGCGTCCGTTTCCTCAACGCAGGGCACAACCCCGCCCTCGTGATCCGCGGCGGAGCCGTCGAGACGCTCCCGGCGAACGGGATCCCGCTCGGCATGTTCGACGGCGCGCGGTACGCCGAGTCCGCCGTCACGCTCTCCCCCGGCGACACCCTCGTCGTGCACTCCGACGGGGTGAACGAGGCGGAGGACCCCGACGGCGAGGCGTTCGGCGACGCGCGACTCCACGCGATCGTCGGTCGCGACGGGGCGCTTCCTCCCGAGGCGCTCGGCCGGGCGATTCTCGAAGCGGTCGCCGCCTTTCAGGGTCCGGGGAAGCCGCGCGACGACCAGTCGGTGCTCGTCCTGCGTTACGCCCCCGAACCCGTGATTTCGGATTCGCACGAGGCCGATCCCGTCGCTTGAGCCGCAGGCGACGCGAAACGTCGCCCGATTGCGGTTCCGGAGCGCCGCGAACCCCCTTTCGTCACCGTCTTTCGGCGGCGTCGGCGCGCGACCCGCGATGTCGCGGCCGATTGCGATTCCGTGCCGTGCTGGCACCGGCCGTGCTGCTCCTCCCCGTCGCGTCCGCGTCAAGCGGCCACGGGAGGTCACGATGGGTCACGGGAACGCCATCCTTCGCCGACTCGGGGCAGCCGGGCTGGGGTTGGCCCTGGTCGGCAACGTCCACGCCGCCTTCCCCGGCGCCAACGGGAAGGTCGCGTTCGAGAGCGACCGCACGAGGGACGTGGACATCTGGACGACCAACGCCGACGGCTCGCAGCCGACGGTCCTCGCGCCGTTCTTCGGCGCCGCCGACCGCAATCCGGCGTGGTCCCCGGACGGCGCCATGGTCGCCTTCCAGAGCGGCCGGACCGGCGACCTCGAGATCTGGGTCGCGAACGCCGACGGCACCGGCGCGCGGAACCTCACGCAGCGCGCGGGAGCGGACCTCCATCCCTGCTGGTCCCCCGACGGATCGCGGATCGCGTGGGCGCGCTGGATGCCCGCCGATTTCGCGTACGACATCTGGGTGATGAACCTCGACGGGACCGGCGCGCGCAACGTATCCGCCCACTGGGGCAACGAGCTCCACCCCGCGTGGTCCCCGGACGGCGCGACGATCGCCTACGAGACCGACCGCGACTTCGACCTGGAGATCTACGCGCAGCCCGCGGGCTCCTCGGGCGAAGCCTCCGCCGTGAACCTGACCCGTCGGGCGGACGCGGACGACATGGATCCGTCCTTCGCCCCCGACGGCGGGCGGATCGCGTTCGTGAGCACCCGCGGCGATTCCGCGACGCGCATCTACACGATGTTCTCGGACGGCTCCGTCCCCACGCTCCTCGCCGGATCGCAGGCGGGAGACGACGCCCCGGCGTGGTCGCCCGACGGGGACAAGATCGCCTTCAGCCGCGTGGACGGGAACGGGACGCGCCAGATCCACATCGCGGACCTCGTCGCGGAGTCGGCGTCCGCGCTGACCGCGGAGGGGACCACGAACACGAACCCCGACTGGCAGACGATCGCCGCCCAGGAGGAGAACCACCCGCCGGTCGCGAACGCCGGGCCGGACGGCGCGGTGCCCTGCGCCGACGCGTCGGGCGCCGTCGTCACGCTCGACGGCAGCGCGTCGTCGGATCCCGACTCGACCCCCGGAACCCAGGACGACCTCGCGGTCTTCGAGTGGTTCCTCGCCTTCGGCACGGACGACGAGCGCCTGCTCGGAACCGGCATGCAGATCGACGCGACGATTCCCGTCGGCACGAACGTGGTCACCCTGCGCGTGACCGATCGCGACGGGCTCCAGGCGGAAGACGCCGCGACGTGGACGGTCGTCGACCCGACCCCGCCGTCGATCGCGGTGTCGATCTCGCCGAACACGCTCTGGCCCCCCAACCACCAGCTGACCGAGGTGCGCGCGCGCGTCGTCGTCGCCGGCGGAACGTGCTCCCCCTCCCCGTCGTTCGTCCTGCGATCGATCGTGAGCAGCGAGCCGGACGACGCGCCGGGGGACGGCGACGGCCAGAGCGTCGGGGACGTCCGCGGCGCCGAGACCGAAGCCTCCGACCTGGCGTTCGCGCTCCGGGCGGAGCGCGCCGCGGGCGGACCCGGACGCGTCTACACGGTCACGTACGCCATCGCCGACGGCCCCGCCGCGGGGACGACCGCGACGGCGACGGTCACCGTCGCTCACGACGCCTCGGGACCGGGCTCCGCACCGTCGCGGTCGACCCGGCCGTCCGCGTCCGCCGGGGATCGAGCCATCCGCCCCCGCTGATCGCCCCCCCTCTCGGCCCCGCGCGGTTCCCCTCCCGCGCGGGGCCTTTTCTTCGTTAGACTCTCGCGGCTTTCCCCGTCGGAAGGCTGCGAGGGGCCCTCATGCAACGCATCGTCGCCGGCGGCATC encodes:
- the sufC gene encoding Fe-S cluster assembly ATPase SufC, with the translated sequence MLKIRNLHARVEGAEILHGVDLEVKAGEVHAIMGPNGSGKSTLAGVLAGRDVYEVTEGSVLYDGKDLLDLDPEDRAREGVFLAFQYPVEIPGVSNLYFLRAALNAKRKQQGLDEMDAMDFLALVRDKMKLVEMDETFLHRSVNEGFSGGEKKRNEIFQMAVLEPRLAILDETDSGLDIDALKIVANGVNLLRAPDRATIVVTHYQRLLDYIVPDRVHVLAEGRIVRSGDAGLARELEAKGYGWLEEAAR
- the sufD gene encoding Fe-S cluster assembly protein SufD; protein product: MTVKATPDAVASLRDRARARFEALGFPTTRDEEWRQTSVSAIAKAAFAATPSAPIATTELQATGLFPGPGARVVLVDGRLDQERTDLSALVGVSVRPIAEAPEDLLGAVAPWENRPFAAWNTSAFDEGVFVDVAPGARVSAPIDVVHVATSGPKPRATHPRVAIRLGDGAEADVIETFLSLGDGETLTNAVTEIALGPNAKLDHQKIQAEAAQSWHVATLQARQARDSRFHSHNVSFGAAVVRNDVGAVLDGENAECHLYGLTLADGRQVVDNHTTLDHAKPHCPSWEMYKAILAGQARSIFNGRILVRQDAQKTDAKQSNRNLILSREALAFTRPQLEIYANDVKCTHGATIGRLDEEQLFYLRSRGIRRAEAHELLIHAFAAEVLDKIDRSDVRERIVAKMERRLPHLTGSCDRCAYGRV
- a CDS encoding cysteine desulfurase encodes the protein MRVRPGVTPEAVLDVEAVRRDFPMLSREVRGRPLVYLDNANSTHKPVEAVETERRFYTEQYSNIHRGVYLLSQEATERYDAARARVARFLNAADPREIVFVRGTTEAMNLVARCFGAPRLSPGDEVLVSGMEHHSGIVPWQMACEEKGARLRVIPVLDDGTLDLSAAERLFSPRTRVLSVIHVSNALGTVNDAKALVAMAKRHGVPVVLDGAQTISHLPVDVRDLDCDFYAFSGHKLFGPTGIGVLYGKASHLDAMPPYQGGGNMIHTVTFEKTTYAATPFKFEAGTTNIAGTLGLAAAIDYVERVGWDAIAAHERLLTERVLAVLAEIPEVRLVGRPAEGVPVFSLVVDGIHPHDVGTVLDLDGVCIRAGHHCAQPLMRRFGVPATVRASFAFYNTVEEADALGRALRRTIEVFRG
- a CDS encoding SUF system NifU family Fe-S cluster assembly protein produces the protein MNDLRDLYQEVILDHSKRPRNRRAIEGASHLANGRNPLCGDTLVLYLAVDGDVIRDVAFQGEGCAISTASASMLTDAVKGKTVAQARAMFETFHHLLTDGAAGAGELGKLAVFSGVREFPVRVKCATLAWHTLMAALEKRDSASTE
- a CDS encoding iron-sulfur cluster assembly protein: MSQTGVDPFAIEQQAIEQIKTVFDPEIPVNIWELGLIYGVEVSPEGRVTVKMTLTSPMCPSAQELPLEVEQKVRSVGGVTDAKVDIVWEPMWTKDMMSDVARLKLGFF
- a CDS encoding sulfatase-like hydrolase/transferase, whose product is MDEGHDERRGPPEAGLLLRPSLVAALAGCATLLSCGSPAPGWPDAPIVVVSIDTLRSDRLPSYGYGGVATPALDALARGSIRFERAYTHAPLTLPAHASLFTGALPAEHGVRDNLGYALDPKKTPTLARRLQERGYATGAFVSSFVLRGASGIADGFDVYDDAIEAGTNPGESQRSGFETLRQADRWLATVKGRPFFLFVHLYEPHAPYAPPDPFRERYAAHPYDGEVATADAIVGGLFDALRREGAWDRAIVVVLSDHGEGLGEHGEDEHGLFVYRTTLQVPLFVKLPAGERGGTTDAVPAGLAEIAPTLLAAVAGGEGRTLLDPGRPAVPVFSETAYPRLHFGWSDLASAIDGRRHWIEAPRPELYDLEADPGESNDLAARESGGTLASFARERRVVPEPPSPLDAEARAKLASLGYLGGASAPGEGDDLPDPKDRVADANALRLGMRTLAEGDPAGAAKVLEPVLARNPRLTDGWESLARARDALGDVEGAVEAWDRALSGSGGDPVFALGAATTMLRAGKLAEAEALARVAVDAKLAGATEVLARAALLGGNVAEAERLAQAAVAEQPDRFPPRILYAQVLLARHRPKEALEEITRIVAAFRARTQQDPSLLRGAALVRGRALAALGDPQNAIAAYRAEIGMFPDQAAAYGDLAVMLAMAGDPQAARATIARLQEVVPRPVFEAEVRRVQAMLQRPR
- a CDS encoding PP2C family protein-serine/threonine phosphatase yields the protein MSRRDPDTPLLRTVFDDARRPGITRSIRDDVATLRRFYLTDAQKRKIEQAHALGRAWLTSFYLLRALLLRLSPNRRVLLAACLAIAAFLNTSRVRVGEGVDLTLSFWPLAVLGLLALLALELKDKLVARDEIELARAVQLSLLPRAHPRLGAWRVWSASVPANDVGGDLADYVPVAEGRLGLALGDVAGKGMAAALLAAKLQATLRALAPSHAGLDGLGRAVNAILVRDGLENRFATLFYAEVDQRSGRVRFLNAGHNPALVIRGGAVETLPANGIPLGMFDGARYAESAVTLSPGDTLVVHSDGVNEAEDPDGEAFGDARLHAIVGRDGALPPEALGRAILEAVAAFQGPGKPRDDQSVLVLRYAPEPVISDSHEADPVA